From the Argopecten irradians isolate NY chromosome 13, Ai_NY, whole genome shotgun sequence genome, one window contains:
- the LOC138306144 gene encoding heterogeneous nuclear ribonucleoproteins A2/B1-like, translated as MKIAIFTLVAVLIAAAAGISDFYDSDNFGDYRDFYSDLYDNDNYGYYGISPFYGRGYGMYGGGYGMYGGPGYGMYGRGYGGGFYGNRFGYSGMRRYSPWRRNSWFMPNMYMGY; from the exons TATTGATAGCCGCTGCAGCCGGAATAA GTGACTTCTACGATAGCGACAATTTTGGAGATTATCGAGATTTCTACAGTGACCTTTACGACAACGATAACTATGGTTACTATGGAATAAGTCCCTTCTATGGGCGTGGCTACGGAATGTACGGAGGAGGTTACGGAATGTACGGGGGGCCTGGTTACGGGATGTATGGGCGTGGTTACGGCGGTGGTTTCTATGGCAACCGATTTGGATATTCTGGAATGAGGCGTTATAGTCCTTGGAGGAGGAACTCATGGTTCATGCCAAACATGTATATGGGATATTAG